The following are encoded in a window of Athene noctua chromosome 29, bAthNoc1.hap1.1, whole genome shotgun sequence genomic DNA:
- the NUDT17 gene encoding m7GpppN-mRNA hydrolase NUDT17 yields the protein MAGLRRVLVHVRRGGAERPARAGQSVTGTFCPAHADAAVVSCGLDRGRFLLSDAPFPGSTVALLERPPSCPAKRLGEPPAGGLPPQLRGQGVAAAVATLLQASTGRVLLTRRAAALSTFPSVWVPPGGHVEPDEELLPAGLRELEEETGLRLEPGTFSWRTLGLWESVYPPALSQGLPRHHHVIVYLLLRSAEGHRRLEARLRPSAREVSACAWLEPSVLEAIAQEGPEGVGHVAEAPPATVGGTERSDGPSGTFLRPGRGRVSAGTKFALRRWLGARGAAGPPNSSTQ from the exons AtggcggggctgcggcgggtgCTGGTGCAcgtgcggcggggcggggcggagcggccggCGCGGGCCGGGCAG AGCGTCACCGGCACCTTCTGCCCGGCGCACGCCGACGCGGCCGTGGTGAGCTGCGGCCTGGACCGCGGCCGCTTCCTCCTCTCGGACGCGCCCTTCCCCGGCTCCACCGTTGCCCTCCTCGAG AgacccccctcctgccccgccAAGCGCCTGGGGGAGCCGCCGGCCGGGGGGCTCCCGCCGCAGCTGCGGGGCcagggggtggcggcggcggtggccaCGCTGCTGCAGGCCAGCACCGGCCGCGTCCTGCTcacccgccgcgccgccgccctcaGCACCTTCCCCAGCGTCTGGGTCCCGCCCG GCGGGCACGTGGAGCCAGATGAAGAG ctgctgcctgcggggctgcgggagctggaggaggagacgGGGCTTCGCCTGGAACCGGGAACCTTCTCCTGGAGGACGCTCGGCCTCTGGGAG TCCGTTTACCCCCCGGCGCTGAGCCAGGGGCTGCCGCGTCACCACCACGTCATCGTCTACCTGCTGCTGCGCTCGGCCGAGGGGCACCGGCGGCTGGAG GCCCGGCTGCGGCCCAGCGCCCGCGAGGTGAGCGCCTGCGCCTGGCTGGAGCCGTCGGTCCTGGAGGCCATCGCCCAGGAGGGACCCGAGGGGGTGGGACACGTCGCTGAGGCGCCACCGGCCACTGTGGG CGGCACCGAGCGGAGCGACGGCCCGAGCGGCACCTTCCTGCGCCCAGGGCGGGGGCGCGTCAGCGCCGGCACCAAGTTCGCTCTTCGGCGCTGGCTGGGGGCccggggggcagctgggcccccCAACAGCAGCACCCAATAA